CCATGTCGGAGCGGCCCGTGGTTTTTAGCCAGTTTTGTGCCTCAATGTAGTTGTTGGGAGCCACCCGAATTGCCCGCTTCCAGAATTCAGCCGCTTTATCCAGCAGCGCTTCGCCTGCATCAATATTGCCTGCTGCTTTTTCCTTTTCACCCAGATAGTGATAAATGACAGCCGTGTTATTAAGAGCTTGGGGCATCTGGGGATTCAAGTCTAGGGCCTGTTGGTAGGTTTCCAGAGCGCGCTCATGTTCACCATTGCTAGCGTAAATTAAGCCCATGTTGTAAAGAATATAACTCCGATCAATAGCGTCCTCTTCTAGCTTCAGGGCCT
Above is a genomic segment from Cyanobacteriota bacterium containing:
- a CDS encoding photosystem I assembly protein Ycf3, translated to MPRTQRNDNFIDKSFTVMADLILKVLPTSRKAKEAFVYYRDGMSAQADGEYAEALENYQEALKLEEDAIDRSYILYNMGLIYASNGEHERALETYQQALDLNPQMPQALNNTAVIYHYLGEKEKAAGNIDAGEALLDKAAEFWKRAIRVAPNNYIEAQNWLKTTGRSDMDVYF